A window of the Natronomonas salina genome harbors these coding sequences:
- a CDS encoding MBL fold metallo-hydrolase, whose protein sequence is MSETTRRDDTMPPDEVAARRDDDELFVLDVRNEDDYEEWHVEGSRNLPIYDQLLEKEFSGLEAALDELPAEREIAVVCVAGVTSARAAEFLRERGYDARSMADGMNGWARVHVPYETETPGVVQVVRPGTGCVSYLVHDAGEGVVVDPSLYVDEYREVAAERDVKIVGAVDTHAHADHVSGGRPMADDLGVPYYLHAEDAGELDGYTPIADGETIPVGDSELTVHHTPGHTPGSVSLTWGDALLSGDTLFLRSVGRPDLEGSDETDVRAAAAALFESLRELAHLPAETAVYPGHFDDEERRPLASTLGDLAATNELFGMDGRDEFVEAIVEGLSEEPANFNEIKAINWGKRPLDDDAGDLELGPNNCAAN, encoded by the coding sequence ATGAGCGAGACCACCCGCAGGGACGACACGATGCCGCCCGACGAGGTCGCCGCCAGGCGGGACGACGACGAGCTGTTCGTCCTCGACGTCCGCAACGAGGATGACTACGAGGAGTGGCACGTCGAGGGGAGCCGCAACCTCCCCATCTACGACCAGCTCCTCGAGAAGGAGTTCTCGGGCCTCGAGGCCGCCCTCGACGAGCTTCCGGCGGAACGGGAGATCGCGGTCGTCTGCGTGGCCGGGGTGACGTCGGCCCGCGCCGCCGAGTTCCTCCGGGAGCGCGGCTACGACGCCCGGTCGATGGCCGACGGGATGAACGGCTGGGCGCGCGTCCACGTGCCCTACGAGACCGAGACGCCCGGCGTCGTCCAGGTCGTCCGCCCCGGGACCGGCTGCGTCTCGTATCTCGTCCACGACGCCGGCGAGGGCGTCGTCGTCGACCCCAGCCTCTACGTCGACGAGTACCGGGAGGTGGCCGCCGAGCGCGACGTCAAAATCGTCGGCGCCGTCGACACGCACGCCCACGCCGACCACGTCAGCGGCGGCCGCCCGATGGCCGACGACCTGGGCGTCCCCTACTACCTCCACGCCGAGGACGCGGGCGAACTGGACGGCTACACGCCGATTGCCGACGGCGAGACCATCCCGGTGGGCGACTCGGAGCTGACGGTCCACCACACCCCCGGGCACACGCCGGGGAGCGTCTCGCTCACCTGGGGCGACGCGCTCCTGTCGGGCGACACGCTGTTCCTGCGGAGCGTCGGCCGCCCCGACCTCGAGGGCAGCGACGAGACCGACGTCCGGGCGGCCGCCGCGGCCCTCTTCGAGAGCCTCCGGGAGCTCGCCCACCTGCCCGCCGAGACGGCGGTCTACCCAGGGCACTTCGACGACGAGGAGCGACGCCCGCTCGCGAGCACGCTCGGCGACCTCGCGGCGACCAACGAGCTGTTCGGGATGGACGGTCGCGACGAGTTCGTCGAGGCCATCGTCGAGGGGCTCTCCGAGGAGCCCGCCAACTTCAACGAGATCAAGGCGATCAACTGGGGGAAGCGACCGCTGGACGACGACGCCGGCGACCTCGAACTCGGGCCGAACAACTGCGCGGCGAACTGA
- a CDS encoding TMEM199/VMA12 family vacuolar ATPase assembly factor produces the protein MIAGISGYVDGVVLQASFETDAIISAVFVFLVSLLVGAAAIHLAAKLLVDRDTGFRRAILTALIGAAVYTVVGLFLGWIPFLGPLLMLLAWIGIINWLFPGGWGTAIGMAIIAWVVAVLILFALSTLGIVTPDALGVPGA, from the coding sequence ATGATAGCTGGAATCAGCGGTTACGTCGACGGTGTCGTACTGCAGGCGAGCTTCGAGACCGACGCGATAATCAGCGCCGTCTTCGTCTTCCTCGTCAGCCTGCTCGTCGGGGCGGCGGCGATCCACCTCGCGGCCAAACTGCTGGTCGACCGAGATACGGGCTTCCGCCGGGCCATCCTGACGGCGCTGATCGGCGCGGCCGTCTACACCGTGGTCGGGCTGTTCCTCGGGTGGATCCCGTTCCTCGGGCCGCTGCTCATGCTGCTGGCGTGGATCGGCATCATCAACTGGCTGTTCCCCGGCGGCTGGGGGACCGCGATCGGCATGGCCATCATCGCGTGGGTCGTCGCCGTGCTGATCCTCTTCGCCCTCTCGACGCTCGGCATCGTCACGCCGGATGCGCTCGGCGTCCCAGGCGCCTGA
- a CDS encoding stage II sporulation protein M, translated as MTPAEIRLLTRVAAAFEHRSFWQRLVRHAAIPAAIFLAVFAASLHLGDGAGTDEGIEALTVIPGATMTTWEIFANNATVLLAIFVGGALTFAIGAIFVLAKNAVHFGWGVSLLAESYGTTVALAAFLPHGIVETAAFLVVAGASVRVAVLVVWSRVAPGTVWRRDVLLDVAALVAVAFALLAVAAVVETTVTPAFVERVAQG; from the coding sequence ATGACGCCCGCCGAAATCCGTCTCCTCACCCGGGTCGCCGCCGCCTTCGAGCATCGCTCGTTCTGGCAGCGGCTCGTCCGGCACGCCGCGATTCCGGCGGCTATCTTCCTCGCCGTGTTCGCCGCGAGCCTCCACCTCGGCGACGGCGCCGGGACGGACGAGGGCATCGAGGCGCTGACGGTCATCCCGGGGGCGACGATGACCACCTGGGAGATCTTCGCGAACAACGCGACGGTGCTGCTGGCGATCTTCGTCGGCGGCGCCCTGACGTTCGCAATCGGCGCCATCTTCGTCCTCGCGAAGAACGCCGTCCACTTCGGGTGGGGCGTGAGCCTGCTGGCCGAGTCCTACGGGACGACGGTCGCCCTGGCGGCGTTCCTGCCGCACGGGATCGTCGAGACCGCCGCGTTCCTCGTGGTGGCCGGCGCCTCGGTCCGCGTCGCGGTCCTGGTCGTCTGGTCGCGCGTCGCGCCCGGGACCGTCTGGCGCCGCGACGTCCTGCTCGACGTGGCGGCGCTCGTGGCCGTCGCGTTCGCGTTGCTCGCCGTCGCGGCCGTCGTCGAGACGACCGTCACGCCGGCGTTCGTCGAACGGGTGGCGCAGGGCTGA